The proteins below are encoded in one region of Bdellovibrio bacteriovorus:
- a CDS encoding tetratricopeptide repeat protein: protein MMRTVVLLLAFHLFSMYCFAADKNAKGLLPEVRLNSSNETENEKKAFSSEVMITRSENKAIESLQSIIKKKKGSRDEADLWYRLAELYMRRSKSGRFFDLHQDTPLAKLSPFPVANEKGSEAVKRAIKIYTKIELDFPGFKQMDAVLFNNAFANQQVAQYKQSQLLYEKLLTRFPKSPLIADGTLAVGELLYDQGKFREALEHFLKVEKFPNSRVYSYGMYKAAWTYYNLRDSENGIKKLVEVVRTNPPLQDGEVPTNRHNLRREALRDLTVFIGDSYPANKLYSFFEDITTEDEMGQSMIDLAKLYESHSRQKEMNTFLGEYIDKRPSGPEVVRAHLFLVDANEDLKKRDLVIDHMQMASDLCRRDSTWRNLQKADVAKESCDTSFRTTSLEMAKKWWEIWLKNKQNAEFSDLTLRLFKLMLDNEDPTKPDLKTRFAYAELLFQLNRFDEASTQYKMVGDKATDETMRHDANYATLYAKEKSIEKGKDPLKEAERKELAANYLAKHPTGKFATLVKFKMGHIAYEESNYPEAEKWLKPLAQLKDNADIKKKSEDLILDMLNIRKDYAGIKNFSKQVMTSTADEDRKKNMNKIMEEAHFTEIQEFAKTGNKDQASQKLIAFAKEHESSKLSQDALWQALSLLYSEGKIFEAADLSLKFVDKYPNDKRNLDALKEAAKAYADVGQISKSAETLVKIADLDKKGRNTHLELAADIYLLEKKMKEARAAYNGILAAADNKTLSRIYGKLLDSYKGENRGSEYDKLQNQIMAKGIEPYTTEIMIDRAKALLDSGKTTAAFELSMKANGRDVPAEVRAEARLIQARVLEKELVSQSVKAREEKFALVLSMKTEKLDKAHTAYFTTLKMSKDPYQQLEAMRGIDRCYANFIDSLTTMPLPASLSPADQEALRAEIAKLTAPIQEKKNENEAKLKVLAASKGQTAESERSYASLRVDQTVSPMAQYPEANKMTAFLPASMDMTIGKVSRYETSKAKNCNRSAIMTAQLQNLNPLEVAGNCYSSRQYEMVERLGLELAKNKDTRALGLFYASLGAEGKGFESKALWMIEAAMKVQPEVSPFVYQKARLIYKADGLNEAMPFFEKVLDMQMPSTEMQTFAGVKAFSEGDFTRAIEKFSSLNKEQLYTLNVGTLMSESYAQKGEVDKALSTLKDLLSFKKDNADFLLQQAHIFETYKQSPTLALDSYERAFKASQKMDMRDWLGKKIQYLKTQNKVGQHVISGDL, encoded by the coding sequence ATGATGCGCACAGTGGTTCTACTTCTAGCATTTCATCTGTTCTCAATGTACTGCTTCGCTGCGGATAAAAACGCCAAAGGCCTTTTGCCGGAAGTGCGTCTGAATAGTTCGAACGAAACAGAAAACGAGAAAAAAGCTTTCAGCAGCGAGGTGATGATCACCCGCTCTGAAAACAAGGCTATTGAGTCACTGCAAAGTATTATCAAAAAGAAAAAAGGCTCTAGAGACGAGGCGGACCTATGGTATCGCCTGGCAGAGCTTTACATGCGCCGTTCAAAATCCGGCCGCTTCTTTGACTTACACCAAGACACTCCCCTAGCAAAACTTTCTCCGTTCCCAGTAGCCAATGAAAAAGGTTCTGAGGCGGTCAAAAGAGCCATTAAAATCTATACAAAAATTGAATTGGACTTCCCAGGTTTTAAGCAAATGGATGCCGTCCTTTTCAATAACGCCTTTGCAAATCAGCAAGTGGCCCAATACAAGCAGTCACAACTTCTTTACGAGAAGCTTTTGACTCGCTTCCCAAAATCTCCATTGATTGCTGACGGTACATTGGCTGTCGGCGAGCTTCTTTATGACCAAGGGAAATTCAGAGAAGCTCTTGAACACTTCCTTAAAGTGGAGAAATTCCCAAACAGCCGCGTTTACTCTTACGGTATGTATAAGGCCGCTTGGACTTACTACAATCTTCGTGACAGCGAAAACGGTATTAAAAAACTTGTTGAGGTTGTCAGAACAAATCCTCCTCTTCAAGACGGTGAGGTTCCAACAAACAGACACAATCTGCGTCGCGAAGCTCTTCGCGATTTGACTGTTTTCATTGGTGACTCATACCCTGCTAATAAACTTTATTCTTTCTTTGAAGACATCACGACGGAAGATGAAATGGGTCAATCGATGATTGATCTAGCGAAACTTTATGAATCGCACAGCCGTCAAAAAGAGATGAACACGTTCTTGGGCGAATATATCGACAAGCGTCCTTCAGGACCTGAGGTCGTGCGTGCGCACCTTTTCTTGGTGGATGCCAACGAAGATCTTAAAAAACGGGATCTTGTGATCGACCACATGCAAATGGCCAGCGACCTTTGCCGCCGCGATTCAACTTGGAGAAACCTGCAAAAAGCCGACGTAGCCAAAGAATCCTGCGACACGTCTTTCCGCACGACAAGTTTGGAAATGGCAAAAAAATGGTGGGAAATCTGGCTTAAGAACAAACAAAACGCCGAGTTCTCGGATTTGACTCTTCGTCTATTCAAATTGATGTTGGATAACGAAGATCCGACAAAACCAGATTTAAAAACTCGCTTTGCTTACGCCGAACTTCTGTTCCAATTAAACAGATTTGACGAAGCAAGTACTCAGTACAAAATGGTGGGCGATAAAGCCACTGACGAAACTATGCGCCATGACGCGAACTACGCAACTCTTTACGCGAAAGAAAAGTCTATCGAAAAGGGTAAAGATCCTTTGAAAGAGGCAGAACGTAAAGAATTGGCTGCCAATTATTTGGCGAAGCACCCTACCGGTAAGTTCGCGACTTTAGTAAAATTCAAAATGGGTCACATCGCTTACGAAGAAAGCAATTACCCAGAAGCCGAAAAATGGTTGAAGCCTTTGGCTCAGCTTAAAGACAATGCGGATATTAAAAAGAAATCCGAAGACTTGATCTTGGATATGTTGAACATCCGCAAAGACTACGCGGGAATCAAAAATTTCTCGAAGCAAGTGATGACTTCGACTGCGGATGAAGATCGCAAGAAGAACATGAATAAAATCATGGAAGAGGCTCACTTCACTGAGATTCAAGAGTTCGCTAAAACCGGCAACAAAGATCAAGCTTCTCAAAAGTTGATTGCGTTCGCGAAAGAACATGAATCTTCGAAACTGTCTCAAGATGCTTTGTGGCAGGCACTGAGCCTTCTTTACTCTGAAGGTAAAATCTTTGAAGCCGCAGACCTTTCGTTGAAGTTCGTGGATAAATATCCGAACGACAAGCGGAACTTAGATGCATTGAAAGAAGCGGCGAAAGCTTACGCGGACGTTGGTCAGATTTCAAAATCAGCAGAAACTTTGGTGAAGATAGCAGACCTTGATAAAAAAGGTCGTAACACTCACCTAGAACTTGCCGCTGACATTTATCTTCTAGAAAAGAAGATGAAAGAGGCCCGTGCCGCTTACAATGGCATCTTGGCCGCGGCTGACAATAAAACATTAAGCCGTATTTACGGTAAACTTTTAGATTCCTATAAAGGTGAAAACCGCGGATCTGAATACGATAAGTTGCAAAACCAAATCATGGCAAAAGGTATTGAGCCTTATACTACTGAAATCATGATTGATCGCGCCAAAGCTCTTCTGGATTCAGGTAAGACGACAGCGGCTTTTGAGCTGTCTATGAAAGCCAACGGTCGTGACGTTCCTGCCGAAGTGCGTGCGGAAGCTCGTCTGATCCAGGCTCGCGTTCTTGAAAAAGAATTAGTATCTCAGAGTGTGAAAGCCCGCGAAGAAAAATTTGCGCTGGTTCTTTCAATGAAGACAGAAAAGTTAGATAAAGCTCACACGGCTTACTTCACGACTTTGAAAATGTCGAAAGATCCTTATCAACAGCTAGAAGCCATGCGCGGTATTGACCGTTGTTACGCAAACTTCATTGATAGCTTAACAACGATGCCACTTCCGGCGTCTCTTTCCCCTGCCGATCAGGAAGCTCTTCGTGCGGAAATTGCGAAGTTGACAGCTCCGATACAGGAAAAGAAAAACGAGAACGAAGCGAAGTTGAAAGTTTTAGCTGCATCGAAAGGCCAAACTGCCGAAAGCGAACGCTCTTACGCAAGTTTGCGTGTCGATCAAACAGTAAGTCCGATGGCGCAGTATCCAGAGGCGAACAAGATGACTGCTTTCCTTCCGGCTTCGATGGATATGACGATCGGAAAAGTGTCTCGTTATGAGACTTCCAAAGCGAAAAATTGCAATCGCTCCGCAATCATGACGGCTCAATTGCAGAATTTGAATCCGCTCGAAGTTGCAGGAAATTGTTATTCTTCTAGACAGTACGAAATGGTCGAAAGACTCGGTTTGGAACTTGCGAAGAACAAGGACACACGCGCTCTTGGTTTGTTCTATGCAAGCTTGGGTGCCGAAGGTAAGGGTTTTGAAAGCAAAGCTCTGTGGATGATTGAAGCGGCCATGAAAGTACAACCGGAAGTTTCTCCGTTCGTATACCAAAAAGCACGCTTGATCTACAAGGCCGATGGCTTGAATGAAGCAATGCCGTTTTTCGAAAAAGTTTTAGACATGCAAATGCCTTCAACAGAAATGCAAACTTTCGCCGGAGTGA